The Juglans microcarpa x Juglans regia isolate MS1-56 chromosome 2S, Jm3101_v1.0, whole genome shotgun sequence genome has a window encoding:
- the LOC121252648 gene encoding LOW QUALITY PROTEIN: zinc-finger homeodomain protein 10-like (The sequence of the model RefSeq protein was modified relative to this genomic sequence to represent the inferred CDS: inserted 1 base in 1 codon), translating to MDITPTIATTTNNTISAIKSPEADTETPTRIQPSKPLSFSNGVLKRHNPHHHHHHLAXPQLVVTYKECLKNHAASLGSHALDGCGEFMPSPSATSVDPTSLKCAACGCHRNFHRREPDDPILTTHVIEYQPHHRHHPPPPPPLPASNRSPNSASPPPISSSYYPSAPHMLLALSGGLSAPPESAAGPTNTMVTPSPNARKRFRTKFSHEQKEKMLQFAQRVGWKMQKSDEELVQEFCNEVGVEKGVLKVWMHNNKNTFGRRDMNGTGGNSNNILEQTHNNGNDDDNKETNNLGENPNHYRSDSGAHGAANGSSSSS from the exons ATGGACATAACCCCTACTATcgccaccaccaccaacaaCACCATCAGTGCCATCAAATCCCCAGAAGCTGACACTGAGACACCAACCCGGATCCAACCCTCCAAGCCCTTATCTTTCTCCAACGGTGTACTCAAGCGCCACAatcctcaccaccaccaccaccacctcg CCCCACAACTTGTTGTCACCTACAAAGAATGCCTCAAAAACCATGCAGCGTCCTTGGGTAGCCACGCTTTAGATGGCTGTGGAGAGTTCATGCCCTCCCCTTCCGCCACCTCCGTCGACCCAACATCTCTCAAATGCGCTGCCTGTGGCTGCCACCGCAATTTCCACCGCCGCGAGCCCGACGACCCTATTCTCACCACCCATGTTATTGAGTACCAGCCCCACCACCGTCACcaccctccaccaccaccaccactaccagCCTCAAATCGAAGCCCCAATTCGGCTTCCCCACCGCCGATCTCCTCCTCCTACTACCCCTCCGCGCCGCACATGCTTTTGGCTCTCTCTGGGGGACTGTCGGCTCCTCCCGAGAGCGCAGCTGGGCCTACTAACACTATGGTCACGCCCAGCCCCAATGCAAGAAAGCGGTTCAGGACCAAGTTCAGCCACGAACAGAAGGAAAAGATGCTTCAGTTTGCCCAGAGAGTCGGCTGGAAGATGCAAAAGAGTGACGAGGAATTGGTGCAAGAGTTCTGCAACGAAGTTGGGGTGGAGAAGGGTGTGCTAAAGGTGTGGATGCACAACAATAAGAACACCTTCGGGAGGAGAGATATGAATGGTACTGGTGGGAACAGCAACAACATTCTTGAGCAAACCCACAACAACGGCAACGACGACGATAACAAAGAAACCAACAATCTCGGCGAGAACCCAAATCACTACCGTAGTGACAGCGGGGCTCATGGTGCTGCAAATGggtcttcttcatcttcttga
- the LOC121252650 gene encoding mini zinc finger protein 2-like, with protein MRKRQVVLRRQEPSGNSTTSSATARTVRYGECQKNHAASIGGYAVDGCREFMASGEEGTGVAFTCAACGCHRNFHRREVEPTSTEVGFERASPSSNGR; from the coding sequence ATGAGGAAGCGGCAAGTAGTCCTGAGAAGACAAGAACCTTCCGGAAATTCCACCACTTCATCTGCCACCGCCCGGACCGTGAGATATGGGGAGTGCCAAAAGAATCATGCAGCTAGCATCGGGGGTTATGCTGTTGATGGCTGCAGGGAGTTCATGGCTAGTGGGGAGGAAGGGACGGGCGTTGCGTTTACTTGTGCTGCCTGCGGCTGCCACAGGAACTTCCACAGAAGGGAAGTGGAGCCGACGTCGACTGAGGTAGGGTTCGAGCGTGCTTCACCATCTTCAAACGGGAGATAG
- the LOC121252651 gene encoding myb-related protein 306-like, protein MGRPPCCDKEGVKKGPWTPEEDILLVSYIQEHGPANWRAVPTNTGLLRCSKSCRLRWTNYLRPGIKRGNFTDQEEKTIIHLQALLGNRWAAIASYLPQRTDNDIKNYWNTHLSKKLKKLQTGLEGHPRDGLSASQKMPRGQWEKRLQTDIHLAKQALCEALSPEKPSYMSGSKSSDVWSNANPAQSSTYASSTENISRLLKGWTRNPPKPSQTNSVMTQNSLNNMSGTDSVSSDHGTPSWKSNDKDLILPGAFDSLFGFESFDSSHSDTSQSMSPEATLFQAESKPDSCAQLPFSLLEKWLFDEGASQGKDFLNDITLDDSANLF, encoded by the exons ATGGGTAGGCCTCCTTGTTGCGATAAAGAGGGGGTCAAGAAAGGTCCTTGGACTCCTGAAGAAGATATCTTGTTAGTCTCTTATATTCAAGAACACGGTCCTGCGAATTGGAGGGCTGTTCCTACCAATACAG GGTTGCTTAGATGTAGCAAGAGTTGCAGACTTAGATGGACTAATTACCTCAGGCCAGGGATCAAACGTGGTAACTTTACAGACCAAGAGGAGAAGACGATAATCCACCTCCAAGCTCTTTTGGGCAATAG ATGGGCAGCTATAGCTTCATACCTCCCACAGAGAACCGATAACGACATTAAAAACTACTGGAACACCCACTTGAGTAAGAAGCTTAAAAAGCTTCAAACAGGACTAGAAGGTCATCCCAGAGATGGCCTTTCAGCTTCACAGAAAATGCCCCGAGGTCAGTGGGAGAAAAGGCTCCAAACTGATATCCACTTGGCCAAGCAGGCTCTTTGTGAGGCCCTATCCCCAGAGAAACCAAGCTACATGTCTGGATCGAAGTCGTCTGATGTATGGTCTAATGCAAATCCGGCTCAATCATCAACCTATGCATCAAGCACAGAGAACATATCCCGGTTGCTCAAAGGCTGGACGAGAAATCCCCCAAAGCCATCTCAAACAAACTCAGTAATGACTCAAAATTCCTTAAACAACATGAGTGGCACAGACTCTGTATCGAGTGATCATGGAACTCCAAGCTGGAAGTCAAATGACAAGGACCTTATTCTACCCGGGGCATTTGATTCTCTTTTTGGTTTCGAGTCTTTCGATTCTTCACATTCTGATACTTCACAGTCTATGTCACCCGAGGCAACCCTTTTCCAAGCTGAAAGCAAGCCGGATTCATGTGCCCAACTGCCGTTTTCATTGCTTGAGAAGTGGTTGTTTGATGAAGGTGCTAGCCAAGGGAAAGATTTCCTAAATGATATCACATTAGATGACAGTGCTAATCTTTTCTGA
- the LOC121252652 gene encoding uncharacterized protein LOC121252652, whose product MQQNSLEETVHEKVSETPVVSEKLEGSTSADNSHSRREQLEESRNDFWVEDKLLSEKEDIASDSDLDSVDSSLAMSQLVALTSHFFMSEKDFEDTHGGGDAVLTEEDLDLEDMNSQNLNTGYGPENFEGEDNDILEELRKLEESDMQNSVNSESSSKDEDFGGKEGKQMGEKPNLNSSSEWDSEDPNGLETLWEHQDLIEQLRMELKKVRATGLPTILEDSECPKIIEDLRPWKIDEKFQHGDRMGELYKFYKSYRERMRKFDILNYQKMYAIGFLGSKDPLQSFPSRKSSAPAITSILSQNLWLRKHKKSESDPMMKFIRDLHGDLEVVYVGQLCLSWEILHWQYEKALELGESDPYGLHPYNEVAGEFQQFQVLLQRLIENEHFQGPRVENYVKNRCLMRNLLQVPVIRGDRKKERRGRDDGAITIDIVIEILEESMRIIWKFIRADKDASSRRDTQVELQDPADSVLLKEVRTDLQKKEKKLRDMLKSGSCILKKFQKHQEDGIDHHFFFSQVDMKLVSRVLNMSRITTDQLGWCRCKLSQISFVNRKMSIEPTFLLFPC is encoded by the exons ATGCAGCAAAATTCATTAGAAGAAACTGTTCATGAAAAAGTTTCTGAGACCCCCGTGGTGTCTGAGAAGCTAGAGGGTTCGACGTCTGCTGATAATTCTCATTCTAGGAGAGAACAATTGGAGGAGTCGAGGAATGATTTTTGGGTCGAAGATAAGCTTCTTTCAGAAAAGGAAGACATTGCTTCAGATTCTGACTTGGACTCTGTTGATTCAAGTTTAGCTATGAGTCAATTAGTTGCTTTGACCAGCCATTTTTTTATGTCAGAGAAAGATTTCGAGGATACGCACGGAGGAGGGGATGCAGTTTTAACTGAGGAAGACTTGGACTTGGAGGACATGAACTCGCAGAACTTGAATACTGGCTATGGTCCAGAAAACTTTGAAGGTGAAGATAATGATATCCTGGAAGAACTGCGAAAGCTAGAAGAGTCTGATATGCAGAATTCAGTTAATAGCGAAAGTAGTTCCAAGGATGAAGATTTTGGTGgcaaagaaggaaaacaaatgGGAGAAAAACCCAATTTAAACAGTTCATCGGAGTGGGATTCTGAGGATCCAAATGGATTAGAAACCTTGTGGGAACATCAAGATTTGATAGAGCAGCTGAGGATGGAGCTGAAAAAAGTCAGAGCAACAGGCCTTCCCACCATTCTCGAGGATTCCGAGTGTCCAAAGATAATCGAGGATTTAAGGCCTTGGAAGATTGACGAGAAGTTCCAGCATGGAGATCGAATGGGTGAGCTTTACAAGTTCTACAAGAGTTACAGAGAACGAATGCGGAAATTCGATATCTTGAATTACCAGAAGATGTATGCGATAG GTTTTCTGGGGTCAAAGGACCCACTTCAATCGTTTCCAAGCCGCAAATCCTCAGCTCCAGCAATCACATCCATTCTTTCACAAAACCTTTGGCTTCGCAAACACAAAAAGTCAGAATCTGATCCAATGATGAAGTTCATTAGAGACTTGCATGGTGATTTGGAAGTTGTTTATGTTGGGCAGTTGTGCCTTTCTTGGGAAATTCTTCACTGGCAATATGAGAAGGCCTTAGAATTAGGGGAGTCTGACCCGTATGGACTACACCCGTACAACGAAGTTGCGGGTGAATTTCAACAGTTTCAAGTGCTTTTGCAAAGATTGATAGAAAATGAACATTTTCAAGGGCCAAGGGTTGAGAATTATGTCAAGAATCGATGTCTTATGCGTAATCTTCTTCAAGTACCAGTGATAAGAG GggacagaaagaaagaaagaagagggagagatgatggtgcaatTACAATTGACATTGTTATAGAGATATTGGAAGAATCGATGAGAATCATTTGGAAATTCATCCGAGCTGATAAAGATGCAAGCAGTCGAAGGGACACTCAGGTTGAGCTCCAAGACCCTGCAGATTCAGTGCTTTTGAAGGAAGTTCGAACTGATCTTCAAAAG AAAGAGAAGAAGCTCAGGGACATGTTGAAGAGTGGAAGCTGCATATTAAAGAAGTTCCAAAAGCATCAAGAAGACGGCATAGATcaccatttcttcttctctcaggTTGACATGAAACTTGTGTCGAGGGTCTTGAACATGTCTAGGATAACAACAGACCAACTAGGTTGGTGTCGCTGTAAATTAAGTCAGATTAGTTTTGTGAACCGAAAGATGAGCATAGAACCAACCTTCTTGCTCTTTCCATGTTGA
- the LOC121252653 gene encoding 60S ribosomal protein L34 translates to MVQRLTYRKRHSYATKSNQHRVVKTPGGKLVYQSTKKRASGPKCPVTGKRIQGIPHLRPAEYKRSRLSRNRRTVNRAYGGVLSGGAVRERIIRAFLVEEQKIVKKVLKIQKTKEKQASKS, encoded by the exons ATGGTGCAGCGGCTCACGTATCGCAAGCGCCACAGCTACGCCACTAAGTCCAACCAGCACCGGGTCGTCAAGACCCCCG GTGGGAAGTTGGTGTATCAGAGCACCAAGAAGAGGGCAAGTGGCCCCAAGTGCCCTGTCACTGGAAAGAGAATCCAAGGG ATTCCTCACCTGAGACCTGCTGAGTACAAGAGGTCTCGATTGTCAAGGAACCGAAGGACTGTGAATCGGGCCTATGGTGGTGTACTTTCTGGAGGTGCTGTTAGGGAGAG GATAATTCGAGCCTTCTTGGTGGAAGAGCAGAAGATTGTGAAGAAGGTGTTGAAAATCCAGAAGACGAAGGAAAAACAAGCATCTAAGAGCTGA
- the LOC121252655 gene encoding protein FEZ-like, with translation MDETNDIVDKVDDVMLPGFRFHPTDEELVGFYLKTKIQRRPLPIELIKQVDIYKYDPWDLPKLAATGEKEWYFYCPRDRKYRNSARPNRVTGAGFWKATGTDRPIYSSEGTKCIGLKKSLVFYRGRAAKGIKTDWMMHEFRLPSLSESEPPKFLDKNITANDSWAICRIFKKTNSMAQRALSHSWVSSLPETLATDMLTQGTHYSQFRSENISNCTTETGPAMQFCTNDDLPQTSAACFSTLDILSYKPINHTVSRPPLFHVSNGELPSGFPFSPLDVSGPTKCTVDSTSMLLNSPLGDLTNASGTLDFEGPEQQFSGFSLGLHQEMQGNMGAGEDHEAGLGKNPDAAHNNQWGTVQSIGFPFSLPSNDDWKPNLPWDSPPCPSLEMSTNHSTNE, from the exons ATGGATGAGACGAACGATATTGTGGATAAGGTTGATGATGTGATGTTGCCGGGTTTTCGTTTTCATCCCACAGACGAGGAACTTGTTGGGTTCTATCTCAAGACAAAGATTCAGAGGCGACCTCTTCCAATTGAGCTAATTAAGCAAGTAGATATCTACAAGTACGATCCGTGGGATCTTCCAA AGCTGGCGGCTACTGGGGAGAAAGAGTGGTATTTCTACTGTCCAAGGGACCGTAAATACAGGAACAGTGCACGGCCAAATCGAGTTACTGGAGCAGGGTTCTGGAAGGCCACCGGAACTGACCGGCCTATTTACTCCTCTGAGGGCACCAAATGCATCGGTTTGAAGAAGTCACTCGTCTTCTACAGGGGCAGAGCAGCCAAGGGGATCAAAACCGATTGGATGATGCATGAATTTCGGCTACCTTCTCTCTCAGAATCAGAACCACCCAAGTTCTTAGACAAAAACATAACTGCAAAT GATTCATGGGCAATCTGCAGGATATTTAAGAAAACGAACTCCATGGCTCAAAGGGCTCTTTCTCATTCTTGGGTATCTTCACTACCAGAAACTTTGGCAACTGATATGCTCACTCAGGGTACACACTACAGTCAGTTCAGATCAGAGAACATCTCTAATTGCACGACTGAAACTGGGCCGGCCATGCAGTTTTGCACTAACGATGACTTGCCGCAAACCTCTGCTGCCTGTTTCTCTACTTTAGACATTCTTTCTTATAAGCCCATTAATCATACGGTCTCTAGGCCTCCTCTATTCCATGTTTCTAATGGAGAACTTCCCAGTGGCTTCCCGTTCTCACCACTCGATGTGTCAGGACCCACCAAGTGTACAGTTGATTCAACTTCCATGCTTTTGAATTCTCCCTTAGGTGATCTGACTAATGCCTCTGGGACTTTAGATTTTGAAGGGCCAGAACAGCAGTTCAGTGGCTTCTCACTCGGTTTGCATCAGGAGATGCAAGGCAACATGGGCGCAGGAGAAGATCATGAGGCAGGCCTCGGGAAGAACCCAGATGCAGCCCACAATAACCAGTGGGGAACGGTCCAATCAATTGGATTTCCCTTCAGTTTGCCTTCAAATGATGATTGGAAGCCTAATCTGCCATGGGATTCGCCACCTTGTCCTAGTCTTGAGATGTCCACTAACCATTCCACAAATGAATGA